TCCTAGCGGATCCATCTGTTGGAACTCAAAACCAAGTCTAGATTTTTCGACGACAGTCTTGCCTTTGTACTGCATAGCATACATCGGCACGCCGTCTTCTACACAGAATTCTACTTCAATATTGCCGTCCGGCGAACGCACAAACTCTTTGGACTGGGAAGTCTGCTCCAGTCCCCCACATGCACTGAGTAGACCTATCAAACCCACAAATATGAGTTGCTTTGCCTCTCCTAAATTTCTTACTCTCATGATCTTCCTTATTTGTAATTCGATATTATTTCTGTGGCCTTGTCCACTTCCAGAGCCACCAGGTAATAAAAGGCCTGCTTTATGTCGTCTTGGGCTTCTTTGTCGTTGGCGTATTGGTCATTTTGTGTAAGTAGATACCAGTCATAGACCAGTTGTAATTCTGCTTCGTCATAGGACACACCCGTGTAGTTTTGTATTTCGACCAAAAACTTGAACCCAAACTCCACTGTAGGTTCTATCATGGTACCTTCCCCGAAATCGTTCCAGGTGATGAGCTGCAAGAAGTCCAACTCGCTGCTGTGATTGTCCGCCAAATCCAGTGTCGACTGGAGGGTTTGTGTCGACACCTCCAATTCCCACCCAATGGGGTCCCATCCCCCCTCCTCGTAGTAATCCTTAAACCCGGGATAGGCTCCACCTACTCTCATCCCGATGTCTTTGGTGTCGTTGTAGAAGCTGCTCAGTCCAGAGACTCCATCTGCATAGACCCAGGCATATTCGCCTGCTGCATTGTCCTTGCCTACCTTGCCGATGGTATGCCATAGCGGCAAAAACAACTCGTCTGCGGACGAGGCATTCAGAATCTCTTCCCATGTCGTAGGAGTATTGAATGTAATCGGCCCAAACAAAAGAGTCAGGGGACGATTATCGATATGTATGTATTGCTTGTGGCCGTAATAATTGGTGTTGAGATAAGCCATGTTGGCTTTGGTGTCTTCCTTGCTGCCAGCAAATCGATCTTCGAGCACTACGCCAAACTCCATCCCTGTCTGCTCCATACGGTCGACGATGGCGTTGGAACTTTCGAGCAAACTACCAATGTCTCCATTGGTCCCTTTCTCTCCATACCAGTTGATCAACACCCCGTCGACTCCTGCGTACTTCATGAGTAGAAGATGGTAATTGATCACGTCAGGGTCCCGTGAGTCATAGGGTCCAATCATCGGGTAGTAATGGGAGGCAATTTGCCGTTGGCCTTGATTATCGATGATCTCTGGATTGCTTTGGGACATTTTCCAATGGATGCCCCAAGTGTCCGCATAAGGCCCCGGTGCTTCGAACCACGGCATATAGTGCATATAGACCGGCATATCGTTGGTCTTGGAGACGCCTTTGGGAGCAAGCTCCTCTACTCCTCCAGGAGGCAGGACCAAGCCACCGTCTCCGTTGCCCTCATCGTCACAGGACACCCCCCACAACAAGACAAATGCTATTAGATATATTTGCTTCATTCTTCTTCTATGTTTTTTAAAGCCAGAGTACTAGAATCTTGACAATCAACCTGATGATCAAACAGAGAATACATGTCAAAAAACTAGTTCCTCTGGTGTGGTAGCCCCCACAGCTACTACTTCTTTAATTGCACTTGCGCGCAAGGGACATGTCTCATCTCTCGACAATCCCTGATCCAAACAGTGCTACTGGTCACTGATCACTCGGACCAGCAGCACTCTATTCTAAATCAAAAGACTACCTTAATTTTGGCTGGGTCAATCCCCTTAGTATCCTGGGTTTTGAACTAAATTTTCATTGGCCGATAGAGCCGTCACTGGGATAGGATAGATCTTGCGGTACTCATCGCTTACTTCTTTGGCCCACCAAGTCCCTTTGGTGAACACGTCAAAGCGAATCAAATCCGTACGTCTGTGTCCTTCCCAATAGAACTCAAACCCTCTCTCATCCAAGATCTCTTGGCCACTCGCCGCGATCGACGTGATATTGGCCGCTCCTCTAGCTGTTTTCACTTGGTTGATGAGGGTCATTGCACCTGCATCGTCACCTTTTCTCCAAAGTGCCTCGCCCTTCATCAGGATCACATCGGCATATCGAATCAATGCCACGTCATTGTTCATCCACTGTGGGATCGCCGCTGTCTCATCGGGTGCCCACTTGACCACCCGTACACCCTGTGCCTCTCCTGCAGCTGTGATGGCATCAATCTCTGGGGTAAACACGAGTGGGTTGCCCACTCTATCCTCTAGATTCGCTCCGTCACGATCGACCTGCTGGCCAAACAAAAAGCCCAAGTGAAGACCTGTCTCGTCGAAATAGCGATCGTCCTGAAAACGAGAATCCGTGGTCTGCACCCCGTTGTTTGGATTGCCATCGGTGTCCCATTTGTAAAAGAACGTCGGAGGTACGCACATCCCGTTCCATGGTTGGCCGTTGTTGACAGACTGCGTATAGTGAAGCGTCATGAAAGTGTGCGCTTGTGAGTCAAAACCTCGACCTACTTCTCCGCTGTTTTGAAGCGTCAGTAGGGTCTCTGGACTGCTCTCATTGTCACTATCAAACATGCTGAAGTAATCTGACCCGAGGCTGTACTCGCCTGTATTGATCACGGCATCACAGTGCGCAATCACCTGATCCATGTCGTCAGCTGTGGCCGCTCTGTCTTCGTAGATGAAGCGGTTGAGGTACACTTTCGCCAACAAAGCCTGAGCCGTTTGCTTGCATGCTCTTCCATACGGTAGCTCACTTTTCTTCTTCATCATCGGTATGGCTTCTTCGAGCTCTTCGATGATAAACGCCGTCCCGTCTTGACGATTGAGCACGTCAGGATTGAGGTTGTCATCCAAAAATGGCAACACGCCAAACATGTCAATGTACTGCCACATGTAGTAGGCACGCATCACGCGTACTTCGGCCAGGTAAGGCTCCAGATCTGCTCGAAAATTGGGATCCTCCGCGGACATATTGGTGAGGTTGATGTATACCTCATAGCATCTAGCTACGCCAGAGGAGATGTCGTTCCACCCGTTGGCTATGATTGAAATCTCTGGAGTCCACTTGTGCTCATGCATGGCTACCCAGATGCCGTTATCATACCAATCTGTCCCTCGTGTAGGAGTGACCATCTCGTCGCTGGATGCTTCGGTGAGTGCGTAGATATTCCGCTCACCATTCCACTGATAGAGTGACGAATAGATGGGTTCTACAAAGTTATCTATCAACGAAAAGTCCTCTTGCAAAGCCTCCGCAGACTCTTGCAAGTACTCTTCACCCGTTGTAAACTCCTTGATCTTGGGGTCCAAATCGGTACACGCGAATAGACTTCCGAGGGAGAGCGTTACAACTGCTATTTTTTTGCTTATTCTTATCATCTCAAATGCTTTTTTAGAAGTTAACATTAAACCCTATGAGGTAAATCCTCGGTCTCGGATAGGAGGTATAGTCGATACCGGCCGACGGGATACCGTTGATGGCCTTGTTGGTATTGACCTCTGGATCATACCCAGTATAGTCGGTGAGAACGAAGAGGTTTTGTCCGGTCACATAGACTCTCGGGCTGTTCAACCAACTGACGTTTTTGCTCGGGATATTCCACCCTAGCGTCATGTTGGACAAGCGGACAAACGAAGCATCTTCCAAGTATTTGTCCGAAGCGACAACTCCATCTGACAAGCTTCGTGGTGCATTGAGTTCATCATAAGTGATGTTTTTGGCTTGAGCCAAAGCCACCTTATTGAACAGCGCATTGGCGGTGTTGTTGTATACCAAGTTTCCTTGTTTCGCATCGATGAAGAAGCTAAAGTCGAAGGCTTTGTACTTGATGATATTGCTGATACTGAAATCAAAGTTGGAGTATGGATTGCCGACATAGGATAGCTCTCCATTGTCCTTGAACACCGAGATGCCGTTGGCATCATATCCTTCAAATTCTCTCAGTTTGAAAGTCTGCGACGCATAGCCCTCCTCGAGTACTTGTGTCGGTACAGAGGTCAACCCTGGACCATTGAGTTGGCCAGTAAGTATCCCCGCTGATTCAAAATCTTCCATTACATTGTCGATCATCGTGAAGTTCCCCGTGGTAGACCATGACCAGTCCGAGCTATTGAGCCAGTTGACGGTCAAAGAAAATTCGAACCCTTTGTTGATGAGTGTCGCGTCCAGGTTTTGCCATCCATAGGGCACAATCGAAGGCGCTGCAAGTGGTCTATAATACAGGAGGTTTGTCGTGCTACGGTGGAAGTAGTTGGCCGTACCAGCGATACGATCATCCCACAAGCCAAAGTCCAACCCCACATTGATTTGTTTGGTGGACTCCCACTGGATATCTTTGTTTTGCACCTGCACAAGTTGGACCCCTCCGTTGGCTCCATCCTTGGCGTATACTTGCTCCTGGATGTAGTCTGGGATCTCTTGGTTTCCTGTCTCGCCATATCCTACTCTCAATTTCAAATTATTGATCGCAGATACGTTTTGCAAAAAGGCCTCTTCGGAAATCCTCCACCCCAAAGCAGCTGAAGGAAAATATCCGTAGCGGTTGTTCGCCCCAAACCGTGACGAGCCGTCCATTCTGAGGGAGGCAGTCACGAGGTACTTGTCTTGGTAGCTGTAGTTGACCCTACCGTAGACCGACTGTAGTTCGTTGATTTTGCCCCCCGAGAACACGTCGTCTGGGATATCCGAACTCGTCGCGCCGATGTTGTCTGTCGGCAGGATATTGGATGTACCAAATCCCTGGGCGACCATACTGTGCCAGGATGTCTCAAAATACTGGTAGGAGTACCCTGCCATGATGCTAAAATCACTCTCACCAAAAGACTTGTCATACTGTAGGTAGTCTTCCATCAAGTAGTTGACAGACTCGGTATAGGCGATCTCTCCATAGCCATTGGGCATGAATAGCAACTCCTTGTCGAAATTGATCGCTCGCACCGATGTACTCTTGTCCGCTCCGAGGTTGAGGTGAAAATGCAGTCCATCGATGATCTTGAGGTCAGCGGTCGTGTTACCCAAGATTCTATCCGTTTTGGTACGGTCATCGTAGAGATCGAGCATCGCTACGGGATTTCGCTCCGTGGTAGAAAACTGGTAGTAGGTACCGTCTGGGTTTTTGATAGGCCAAGTCGGGTTGCCTGTGAGGGCATTGTAGATCAAATCACCACCGATCCCGCCACCGTCACCGATCGGTGCACTGCGGTCCTTCACATTGGATGCTGTCAAATTCACTCCGACTTTCAGTCGATCCTCGATTAGGGATTGGTTGAGGTTGATCCTCGCTGAGATACGCTTCATGGACGAGGTTTCTACGACCCCTTCTTGATCCATGTACCCGATCGATGCTCTGTAGTTGCCGGTCTCATTGCCTCCCGAGATCGACACTCCGTGGTTTTGAGAGATGGCCGTACGAAAAATCTCATCTTGCCAATCCGTGCTGGCACCATAATCATGATCGAGGTAACTGATGTTTCCCGTCTCGGATGCCAAAGCAATGCGAGCATTTCTCCAATCTTCGGCAGAGAGAATGTCCAGTTTTTTTCTTACTTGGGAGACACTGGCATAACCTGCATAGCTGATCGCCGCTGCTCCTTTGGCCCCACGCTTGGTGGTAATCATGATGACACCATTAGCCCCTCTCGATCCATAGATAGCTGTCGCAGAAGCATCTTTGAGCACGTCGATACTCTCGATATCGCTTGGATTCAGAAAGTTCAATGGATTTTGAGCTTGTGTCCCTCCTAAGTCACCGGCCCCCGTACCTCCTGCCGACACGTTGCTACCACTGAGTGGCACACCGTCTACGACGTACAAGGGGTCGTTGCTACTCCGGATCGAACCGTTGCCTCTAATTTTGACAGATATCGCAGCACCTGGAGCACCACTCGACTGTGTGATCTGTACACCTGTCGCTCTACCTTGGATCATTTCCAAAGGGTTGGACACGACTCCTTTGTTGAAGTCCTCCTCACCCAGTGTACTCATTGCACCTGTCACATCTTTTTTCTCTTGTGTACCATAACCCACTACCACGATTTCTTCGAGCTGCTCGACATCTTCGGCTAGCGCCACGTTGATGACTTGTTGATTGCCTACTTCGACGGTCTTGGAGATGAACCCAAGTGAACTAAACACCAGTATGTTTTGGTCTTCTGCTAAAGTCAACGAATAATTCCCGTTGAAATCTGATACTGTACCTGTCGATGTACCTTGGATCAGGATGTTGACACCTGGTAGAGCTTCACCGATGGGGTCGGTCACTTTCCCAGACACTTTTTTCTCTTGCGCCTGTACGTTGAAGATCACTATCGACAACAGCACCGCCAAGAAGAGTTTATATATTGTAAACTTATCTCTCATCTACACGCTTGTTTAAATTAGTCTTAAAGTCTTTTTCCGAAAGGGAATCACACCCCTCTAGCTAGTCTGCCAAAGTGGTGTGATTGAGCATGATTAGGGTTTCGGTACGAGAACTACTTTGTACCATCTAGTACCCGCAGCTGGGTCATGTACAGCAGGTGCTGCTGCATCCATATCATCTCCGCCCCATCCGTATGAGATGAGCTCGATTCTATCCTCTGCGATTGAAACGATACCATATTCTGCTCCGTCATGTACGGCATAGTCTGAAGTATTGGTCCCCGAGACATAGTGCCCGATATATGCTCCCATACCTGCAGTGGTCAACGTATAGTTGAAAATGGTATCTGCTCCACTCCATGTCTCTAATTCGAAAGTGAAATCACCGTCTCTCCATGCCGATACATCGTCATCAGCATACCTAGAGAGGAGCTCTTCGCCATCTGCCGAACATCCCTCGCCGCTCACTGCATCGAAAACTTTCCACTCTTTCCAAATCGCTCCGTTGGTCTCTCTTGTATAGTCGCCATCAGAAGTGAAGGTATATTCATTGTCAAATAGACAAGATCTCCCCTCTACCTGATCGGCTAGGTTGCCCCACCACATCTCTACAGCCGTATCGTCCAAGGACAAGCCATCGTACCAGATACCCGCGGGATTCCCAAAGCTCACCGCATTTTTTTCAGGTGCCAAAATCCAAGTCTTGCTGCTACCTCCTGTCAATAACGTCATAGGATCTTGACCTACCTCTTCTATTTTCACAACTTTCACAGACTCTTTTTCACTTGCTTCGTTGCTAGCAGTCATTTTCACAGAGTAGTCTCCCGCCTCGGCATAGGTATGCACTGGGTCCTTGTCTGTAGAGGTCTCACCATCACCAAAATCCCAAGCATAGGTATCCGCATTGACGGACTCGTTGGTGAAGGTCACCGTATAATCCTCAATCACATAGCTATAACTCGCCACGACAGGATCTGGAGTCACAGAATCGTCTCCATCGCTACTGCTGCCGCCATCGTCGCTGCTACAGTTCATCATCGTCAGTCCCAAGAACAATACACTTGAGTACCCTAGTAATCGTCTTAAATTCATAATAAAAAAGTTTAGTTATTAATAATTTTAGTTTTTCAATCCTCCGATGGAGCACGTCTTTGCAAATGCTCTATCGAATTGCTTGAACAATTTTAGATTTGGAGAATCCGAGAAGGGTGGAAAAATCTGATCAAGAAGTAGAATTTTGGGACACAACTGCGCTAAACCCGATTTCTGTAACTGAAAAAGCATAACTTTTCACCTGAACAAAAAGGGGATTTTCATATAAATTCCACATTTTGTGGGACTATCTTTAGAGAATAAGATCAGCCCAAGCCAACCTTTTGATACGATTTGCTTCGGACAGTTATGAAAGACAATGCAGCTAAAGTTGGTTACACTTTGCGGTTGATAGCTATGCTCCTGTGGATGAGCTATGCTCCAAACCTGCATGGACAGGACATGCGTTTCTCCCACCTCGGCATGAATGAGGGACTGAGTCATGGATGGGCCAAGTGTATCGAGAAAGACAATCAAGGCTACCTATGGGTGGGTACTATCAACGGACTCAACCGCTATGATGGCAAGGAGTTCAAGGTATTCAAAACTATCTCTGGAGACCTGCATTCGCTCAGTGACAACTTCATCCAAGCCATCGAGTCAGACAGGCAGGGCTACCTCTGGATCGGGACCTACAGCGGCGGACTCAACCGCTACGACCCACACACCGAAAAATTCAATAACTACCGCAATGCTCCCAAAAAACTCAACAGTCTCAGTGATGACCAAATACACAGCATACACGAAGACTCCCATGGGCAGCTCTGGGTAGGCACAGCCAAAGGCCTCGACCGTTATGACATCCAAAACGACAACTTTTCGCCCTATTTTTCGCTGGTCGATGACCGTCCCCACTTCATCAAGGGCATCGTCTCCACCATC
The DNA window shown above is from Reichenbachiella sp. 5M10 and carries:
- a CDS encoding glycoside hydrolase family 71/99-like protein; its protein translation is MKQIYLIAFVLLWGVSCDDEGNGDGGLVLPPGGVEELAPKGVSKTNDMPVYMHYMPWFEAPGPYADTWGIHWKMSQSNPEIIDNQGQRQIASHYYPMIGPYDSRDPDVINYHLLLMKYAGVDGVLINWYGEKGTNGDIGSLLESSNAIVDRMEQTGMEFGVVLEDRFAGSKEDTKANMAYLNTNYYGHKQYIHIDNRPLTLLFGPITFNTPTTWEEILNASSADELFLPLWHTIGKVGKDNAAGEYAWVYADGVSGLSSFYNDTKDIGMRVGGAYPGFKDYYEEGGWDPIGWELEVSTQTLQSTLDLADNHSSELDFLQLITWNDFGEGTMIEPTVEFGFKFLVEIQNYTGVSYDEAELQLVYDWYLLTQNDQYANDKEAQDDIKQAFYYLVALEVDKATEIISNYK
- a CDS encoding RagB/SusD family nutrient uptake outer membrane protein; translation: MIRISKKIAVVTLSLGSLFACTDLDPKIKEFTTGEEYLQESAEALQEDFSLIDNFVEPIYSSLYQWNGERNIYALTEASSDEMVTPTRGTDWYDNGIWVAMHEHKWTPEISIIANGWNDISSGVARCYEVYINLTNMSAEDPNFRADLEPYLAEVRVMRAYYMWQYIDMFGVLPFLDDNLNPDVLNRQDGTAFIIEELEEAIPMMKKKSELPYGRACKQTAQALLAKVYLNRFIYEDRAATADDMDQVIAHCDAVINTGEYSLGSDYFSMFDSDNESSPETLLTLQNSGEVGRGFDSQAHTFMTLHYTQSVNNGQPWNGMCVPPTFFYKWDTDGNPNNGVQTTDSRFQDDRYFDETGLHLGFLFGQQVDRDGANLEDRVGNPLVFTPEIDAITAAGEAQGVRVVKWAPDETAAIPQWMNNDVALIRYADVILMKGEALWRKGDDAGAMTLINQVKTARGAANITSIAASGQEILDERGFEFYWEGHRRTDLIRFDVFTKGTWWAKEVSDEYRKIYPIPVTALSANENLVQNPGY
- a CDS encoding TonB-dependent receptor is translated as MRDKFTIYKLFLAVLLSIVIFNVQAQEKKVSGKVTDPIGEALPGVNILIQGTSTGTVSDFNGNYSLTLAEDQNILVFSSLGFISKTVEVGNQQVINVALAEDVEQLEEIVVVGYGTQEKKDVTGAMSTLGEEDFNKGVVSNPLEMIQGRATGVQITQSSGAPGAAISVKIRGNGSIRSSNDPLYVVDGVPLSGSNVSAGGTGAGDLGGTQAQNPLNFLNPSDIESIDVLKDASATAIYGSRGANGVIMITTKRGAKGAAAISYAGYASVSQVRKKLDILSAEDWRNARIALASETGNISYLDHDYGASTDWQDEIFRTAISQNHGVSISGGNETGNYRASIGYMDQEGVVETSSMKRISARINLNQSLIEDRLKVGVNLTASNVKDRSAPIGDGGGIGGDLIYNALTGNPTWPIKNPDGTYYQFSTTERNPVAMLDLYDDRTKTDRILGNTTADLKIIDGLHFHLNLGADKSTSVRAINFDKELLFMPNGYGEIAYTESVNYLMEDYLQYDKSFGESDFSIMAGYSYQYFETSWHSMVAQGFGTSNILPTDNIGATSSDIPDDVFSGGKINELQSVYGRVNYSYQDKYLVTASLRMDGSSRFGANNRYGYFPSAALGWRISEEAFLQNVSAINNLKLRVGYGETGNQEIPDYIQEQVYAKDGANGGVQLVQVQNKDIQWESTKQINVGLDFGLWDDRIAGTANYFHRSTTNLLYYRPLAAPSIVPYGWQNLDATLINKGFEFSLTVNWLNSSDWSWSTTGNFTMIDNVMEDFESAGILTGQLNGPGLTSVPTQVLEEGYASQTFKLREFEGYDANGISVFKDNGELSYVGNPYSNFDFSISNIIKYKAFDFSFFIDAKQGNLVYNNTANALFNKVALAQAKNITYDELNAPRSLSDGVVASDKYLEDASFVRLSNMTLGWNIPSKNVSWLNSPRVYVTGQNLFVLTDYTGYDPEVNTNKAINGIPSAGIDYTSYPRPRIYLIGFNVNF
- a CDS encoding PKD domain-containing protein, translating into MNLRRLLGYSSVLFLGLTMMNCSSDDGGSSSDGDDSVTPDPVVASYSYVIEDYTVTFTNESVNADTYAWDFGDGETSTDKDPVHTYAEAGDYSVKMTASNEASEKESVKVVKIEEVGQDPMTLLTGGSSKTWILAPEKNAVSFGNPAGIWYDGLSLDDTAVEMWWGNLADQVEGRSCLFDNEYTFTSDGDYTRETNGAIWKEWKVFDAVSGEGCSADGEELLSRYADDDVSAWRDGDFTFELETWSGADTIFNYTLTTAGMGAYIGHYVSGTNTSDYAVHDGAEYGIVSIAEDRIELISYGWGGDDMDAAAPAVHDPAAGTRWYKVVLVPKP